A single window of Ischnura elegans chromosome 8, ioIscEleg1.1, whole genome shotgun sequence DNA harbors:
- the LOC124163379 gene encoding uncharacterized protein LOC124163379, producing MKARALLIAVLLWMPVVLPAANNETISTDEYFLNPTPTKDTERNDRLAVEGRGDGRKKRFLRRDMRMEDEAHSSCYESVDGPLQFMKREEWDLTKGPVRMEMRPKYIVVRDGGKGCSTIKQCAEVLRLMISANLEKPCDVRENFYIGGDGNVYEGRGWHVEPYRNLRGLRKNALTVQFLGSNYDDDQTRKQIRSFRSWLSASLMTGKLTEGFKIISMRQLLVDTRFTGERLSRIVSSWEEKMGDEQISALWQYSIPGHLKMVNRDEWKASVSTKMLDTLPSKNNRVMISESGDDCLGQENCKLWMRKNQKSLIGYYGDLFHNFYIAENGDVFEGRGWKFKAHWNLPSIDNSYLSVQLIGNFTSKTPTKEAINSLKQLVQLGIELGKVSLMYQITSMRQLYLEENSLGTALRIYAEGWHQWNDEGSVILPYLNLNEREHYYGISIRYVSYSNATVMVDDGGDRCFTYEECRRVLQNQPLQNYNYYIGEDGHIHKGSGNEVSKWNSIFYSDSVITVKFLGSFEENVPLPLALRAFKGLMANIYIRIHLHPNPHIKLISFRETYKTSSQALRGLDHYLSSLDAWTSDFSIVFLTDSPLWAKTFPIISFQEWDPYNEGRVAYIETDLNAPLQKPIEYVLVGELDLECDPWHCWSLRMRMNFFQDNFYVRDDGWAHEGLGWNTSQKWKTKLLKNNFLAVKFLGEFQNSLPSYTAMYGFWRLMKSGVDSGKLSRDYKIISIRQVFDDPLSLGDKLWENILTWDHWSIDSIPLFSEEAVPPKLPLYVRKKQLNSTVAKEVRELADIEYDKKIPCILVMNAGNQCFNADECAVAVRDAENTTFSSFGFEPASFYVGDDGRIYEGRGWSTLYYVYHLPPCYVVSFLGKFDENTPTEKAISAFHDLVTMGRYHEKFDEYYKIISIREICRYSGWIGQSLYESMSEWEHRINTVYDRQCISPPEEETPFPSDTRNPRPQWYIYGSFM from the exons ATGAAAGCCCGCGCGCTATTAATAGCTGTTCTGCTGTGGATGCCAGTAGTATTACCAGCCGCTAACAACGAGACAATCTCGACAGATGAATACTTCCTAAACCCAACGCCAACCAAGGACACGGAAAGAAATGACAGACTCGCTGTGGAAGGAAGAG GTGACGGAAGGAAGAAAAGATTCCTTAGAAGAGACATGAGGATGGAAGATGAAGCCCACTCTAGCTGttatgaaa GCGTGGATGGGCCTCTTCAGTTCATGAAACGCGAGGAATGGGATCTAACCAAAGGACCAGTTAGGATGGAAATGAGACCGAAGTACATAGTAGTCCGCGATGGAGGGAAAGGCTGCTCCACAATAAAACAATGCGCTGAAGTGCTTCGCTTGATGATAAGTGCGAATTTGGAAAAACCCTGTGATGTGCGGGAGAACTTTTACATCGGAGGGGACGGGAACGTCTACGAAGGAAGGGGATGGCACGTGGAGCCTTACCGGAACCTCAGAGGGTTGAGAAAAAATGCACTGACGGTGCAATTCTTGGGGAGTAATTACGACGATGACCAAACTCGCAAACAAATAAGATCCTTCCGATCTTGGTTATCGGCCAGCCTCATGACGGGAAAATTGACAGAGGGCTTTAAAATCATATCCATGAGACAACTCCTTGTCGATACCAGGTTTACGGGAGAAAGACTGAGCAGAATCGTCAGCAGTTGGGAAGAAAAAATGGGCGATGAACAAATCTCTGCATTATGGCAATACTCGATTCCAGGACATCTTAAAATGGTCAACAGAGATGAGTGGAAAGCTTCGGTATCGACGAAAATGCTAGACACCCTTCCGAGTAAAAACAATAGAGTAATGATTAGCGAAAGTGGTGATGACTGCTTAGGACAGGAAAACTGCAAGTTGTGGATGAGGAAAAATCAGAAAAGTCTAATCGGCTATTACGGCGACCTTTTTCACAACTTTTACATTGCGGAAAATGGAGATGTTTTTGAAGGTCGTGGGTGGAAGTTCAAGGCACATTGGAATCTACCTAGCATTGACAACAGCTACTTAAGTGTCCAGCTTATAGGAAATTTCACCTCTAAAACCCCGACGAAAGAGGCGATTAACTCGCTCAAGCAATTGGTTCAACTAGGGATCGAGCTCGGGAAAGTATCATTAATGTATCAAATTACGTCAATGCGGCAACTTTACCTAGAAGAAAACTCTTTAGGCACGGCACTCAGGATATACGCTGAAGGATGGCACCAGTGGAACGATGAAGGATCTGTTATTTTACCATACTTGAATCTTAATGAAAGAGAACATTACTACGGAATTTCGATTAGGTATGTATCTTATTCTAATGCCACTGTCATGGTGGACGATGGAGGTGACAGATGTTTCACCTACGAGGAATGCAGGAGAGTGCTCCAAAATCAGCCCTTACAAAATTACAACTACTACATTGGTGAAGATGGACACATACACAAGGGAAGCGGGAATGAAGTATCCAAGTGGAATTCTATATTTTACAGCGATTCAGTAATAACGGTTAAATTTCTAGGttcattcgaagaaaatgttCCTCTTCCGTTAGCTTTGCGCGCATTCAAAGGTCTCATGGCTAATATCTATATCAGAATTCACCTTCATCCTAACCCTCACATTAAGCTGATTTCATTTAGAGAAACATATAAAACGTCATCTCAGGCTTTGCGCGGACTAGACCACTATTTAAGTTCCCTCGACGCATGGACAAGTGACTTTAGCATCGTATTCTTGACGGACAGTCCACTTTGGGCTAAGACGTTTCCAATAATTTCCTTCCAAGAATGGGATCCATACAACGAAGGTAGAGTTGCATATATCGAAACCGATTTGAATGCGCCTCTGCAAAAACCTATCGAATATGTACTGGTCGGAGAGTTGGATTTGGAATGTGATCCATGGCACTGCTGGTCATTAAGAATGCGAATGAATTTTTTCCAAGACAATTTCTACGTCCGAGACGACGGTTGGGCACATGAGGGACTAGGATGGAATACTTCGCAAAAGTGGAAGACAAAACTGCTGAAAAATAACTTCCTAGCTGTTAAGTTTCTCGGTGAGTTCCAAAACAGCCTTCCCTCTTATACGGCAATGTACGGGTTCTGGCGCCTCATGAAGAGCGGAGTCGATTCGGGTAAGCTGTCGAGGGACtacaaaataatttccattcgACAAGTATTCGATGACCCTCTGAGCCTAGGTGATAAGCTATGGGAAAATATTCTGACTTGGGACCATTGGTCGATAGACTCGATTCCTCTCTTTTCGGAAGAGGCTGTACCTCCTAAACTTCCGCTGTACGTGAGAAAAAAGCAGTTGAATTCTACGGTTGCTAAGGAAGTAAGAGAATTGGCTGACATTGAATACGACAAAAAAATTCCATGCATATTGGTGATGAATGCAGGCAACCAATGTTTTAACGCAGACGAATGTGCGGTCGCTGTTCGTGACGCGGAAAACACGACGTTCTCATCGTTTGGGTTTGAACCCGCGAGCTTTTACGTAGGAGATGACGGTCGTATTTATGAAGGCCGCGGTTGGAGCACTCTCTATTATGTGTACCATTTACCACCATGCTACGTAGTATCATTCCTGGGGAAATTCGATGAAAACACCCCAACGGAAAAGGCGATTTCAGCATTCCATGACCTCGTCACAATGGGTAGATACCATGAAAAATTCGACGAATactacaaaataatttcaataagagAAATTTGCAGATACTCGGGCTGGATAGGTCAATCTCTCTACGAGTCGATGTCGGAGTGGGAACATCGTATAAATACGGTCTACGATAGACAGTGCATTTCACCACCAGAAGAAGAAACCCCATTCCCTTCAGATACTAGGAACCCTCGTCCTCAGTGGTATATATATGGCTCATTTATGTGA